The following proteins come from a genomic window of Nocardioides albertanoniae:
- a CDS encoding fructosamine kinase family protein: MTRQRAVARRAEQLLGAAVVSTSPVAGGDIATATKIRLSDGSLALMKAHSPARDDFVAAEVRGLRWLEESGSVNVPEVLAAETDCLVLRWIEPGRPNAESAEDLGRALAGLHRTQVADFGAEKDGFIGRLPMPNKPADTWVEFYAVRRLLPYLRAARDRGAIDEEGAASVEQVVGKLPALIPEEPPALLHGDLWNGNVLWDRNSQAWLIDPAAYAGHREVDLAMLALFGLPHLERMMAAYEDLTPLTEGWEDRLGLHQLFPLLVHAAMFGGGYGSRAATVARRYL; this comes from the coding sequence GTGACCCGTCAACGGGCGGTGGCTCGTCGCGCCGAGCAGCTGCTCGGCGCGGCGGTGGTCAGCACGTCCCCGGTCGCCGGCGGAGACATCGCGACCGCCACCAAGATCCGGCTCAGCGACGGCTCGCTGGCCCTGATGAAAGCCCATTCGCCTGCGCGTGACGACTTCGTCGCCGCCGAGGTCCGAGGGCTGCGCTGGCTCGAGGAGTCGGGGTCGGTCAACGTGCCCGAGGTGCTCGCCGCCGAGACCGACTGCCTGGTCCTGCGCTGGATCGAGCCCGGCCGCCCCAACGCCGAGTCGGCCGAAGACCTCGGCCGCGCGCTCGCCGGGCTCCACCGCACGCAGGTCGCCGACTTCGGCGCCGAGAAGGACGGGTTCATCGGCCGGCTGCCGATGCCCAACAAGCCCGCCGACACGTGGGTCGAGTTCTATGCCGTACGCCGCCTGCTCCCCTATCTCAGGGCCGCCCGTGACCGGGGCGCCATCGACGAGGAGGGCGCCGCGAGCGTCGAACAGGTCGTCGGCAAGCTGCCGGCGCTGATCCCGGAGGAGCCGCCCGCCCTGCTCCACGGAGACCTCTGGAACGGCAACGTGCTCTGGGACCGGAACAGCCAGGCCTGGCTCATCGACCCCGCGGCGTACGCCGGGCACCGCGAGGTCGACCTGGCCATGCTCGCCCTCTTCGGCCTCCCCCACCTGGAGCGGATGATGGCCGCCTACGAGGACCTCACCCCGCTCACCGAAGGCTGGGAGGACCGCCTCGGTCTGCACCAGCTCTTCCCGCTGCTCGTCCACGCCGCCATGTTCGGCGGCGGCTACGGCAGCCGGGCCGCCACGGTCGCCCGCCGCTACCTCTGA